Below is a genomic region from Actinomycetota bacterium.
GATCGCCGGCTTCGGGCCGACGTTCGTCTTCGCGATCACCGGCGGGCTCATGCGCCAGGTGGGCCCCAACGGGGGGCCCGTCCTGCTCGACGTGAACAAGGGCATCGAGCGGAAGCTCCTGAAGCCGGCTTCGTACGTGGTGCAGCCGCTCACCGGGTTCCTGCTCATCGGAGCGCTCGGCATACACCGCAACTGGGGCGACAACATGTGGCTGGTGATCTCTCTCGTCCTGTACGCGATCGCGCTCACGATCTCGTTGACGATCACGAGCCCGGCCCTGAAGAAGATGATCCGCATCACGAAGGGGGAGGAGGGCGCGCCCGCGGACCTGCCCGCGCTCGGGAAGAAGAGCGCGATGTTCGGCGGCATCCAGCACCTGCTCCTGATCTCGATCATCTTCCTGATGGTGGTGAAGCCCGGGAGGGGCTGAGGTTGCAGGACCTCTGGGCGGGGATCCGCGGTCTGATACGCCGGGATCCCGCCCTCTTCGCCTTCTCCGCCTTCGCGGTGGCCGCGATCGGTCTGGCCGTGGCCGTCTGGGGGCTCCCGCGCTGGCTGTTCGGGGGCGCCGCGATCCCGTACCTGATCTCGCTTCTCAACCGCTTCGGGTGGGCGCGCCGCCCGCTGTTCGAGCCGTTCGCGACGATGAGGGACCGCGGCACCCTGATGCCGGACCTGTACGCGCTAGGCTCCCGCGGGTTCCGCGTCTTCCCGCGGATCAGGACCGAGGCCGGTTTCTTGGACGTGCTCGTCGTAGGGCCGACCGGCGTCTTCACGATCCGGACATCCGCCCCCGGCCAGGAGGTCGTTCCGGGAGCCCGCGGCAAGGACGCCGTCGTCACCGAGTCCGGGTCGGCGGCGGCGGAGCGCGCGGAGGCGGAGCGGGCGGCGGTCGAGCGCGTCCTGCGCGACAGCGGGTTCGACGTGCCGGTCCGGGCGCTCGTGGTCAAGGCGGGGAAGGGGTCCGAACGCTGGCTGGGCGGCCTCGAGCACGTGGACTTCGTCCTGCCGGCTGTGGTCGTCCCACGGGTGACGTCGGGGGAGCAGGTCCTCGCCTCCCACGAGGTGGACCGGGCGCTCCGCGCCCTGCTGCACGTCGGATCAGATGCGGCTGGAGCCCCCGCGGACCCGCCCGCGGACGGTGAGCTTCCCGACCGTTGACGCCAGGATGAACGTCGGGACGATCGGGAGCACCAACCAGAGGGGCCGCCACGTCCACCAACCGGCAGTCGATGCGCGGGTCCTGACCAGGGAGCCCGGCCAGGCGCCACAGCCCGTACGCGACGGCGAAGCCGGGCGCGTGCCACAGGAAGATCGGCATCGCGTTGCGGGAGGCGAGACCGACCACGCGGGCTCCCCATCCCCGGCAGGCCCAGCCCTGAATCCGCTCCCGATTGAGCATGAGCACGCCGATCTGCAGCGCGGTGAGCGCGGCGATGGCCAGCGTCGGCGGCGCCATGTTCGATATCTCCTCGCCAGGGACGCCGACCATCGAACGGGGGTACAGCTTCATGTTCGTCAACCCGAAGAGCGCGAAACCCCCGCCGAGGGCGAGGCACCACGCGAACCGCTTGGGCGCTGCGGCCAGCCGTGGGTAGAAGAACCCCAGCTGGTGAGCCACGGCCCAGACGACCACGAGGTTGAGCAGCTCGACACCGGGCCAGCGGTACGTGAAGCGCATCACGTCGACGACCACCGCTAGCCCCACCATGATCACGACCGCCACCTCGAGCATCCGGTCGTGCAGCCACCGCCACAGCGGCATGTACACGACGAGCAGTGCGTACACGGCGAGGAACCACAAGGGGGACAGCACGAGCACGATCCCGCGCGTCACCCACTGCGCCTCGGGCGCGACGGTCCGGGCGACCTGCCAGCCCGCGAGCCCGGCCACGATCAGGGCCGACGCGGGCGCGGCCAGGGACAGCAGCCGCTTGCGCACCCACGCCCAACCGCCGCCGCTCCGCTCCCAGCTCAGGCTGTGGGCGTACCCGCCCGCGAAGAAGAAGAGCGGCATCACCTGCAGGAGCCAGGTCAGCAGCCACAGGCCGCGCGTGACCCCGATCGGGTTGGAGGCGTGGGGGCCGTCCGGGCGCCAGGTGATCGTGGTGAACACCCAGTGCCACATGACGACGACGAGGAGGCTGAGAGCCCGGACCGCGTCGATCACCACGTCGCGCCGGGCCGCGTCGGGAGCCTGCGTGACGGCCATGGAGACAAGGTGCCACGGCGGTGGGAGCGGGCGTGGGAACGCTGGATCGGCCGGGAGCGTCCAGCGCCCGATCTGGCTCTCCACCCATCCGCCTGTGCCATCGGTGCGGATGCTGGGGTGACGGACGTCGACAGGAGGCAGTAGATGAACAGACTGAAGGAAGTACCTCTGGCTCGCCTCGTAGGGACGGTCTTCGGAGCCATATACGTGGTCGTGGGGCTCGCCGGGTTCCTGGTCACATCCGGCATCGGTTTCGCCGAGCGGACGGGGGCCACGCTCATCGCCTTCGATGTCAACCCCCTGCACAACCTGGTCCACCTCGGCATCGGCGTGGCCCTGATCGTGGCCGCCAAGGCGGGCACGTCCCCGGCCCGGGTGATGAACACGGTGGTCGGCGGCACCTACCTGCTCGTGGGCCTGGCGGGGTTGGTCATCATGGACGGCTCCCTCAACATCCTGGCGCTCAACCAGGCGGACAACGCGTTGCACCTGGCCAGCGCGGCGGTACTGCTCGCTGCCGGCCTGCACCGAGCGGGCGCGACCAGCCTCGGCAACTCCGCGACGGACGACTCGCAGGAGGACGACACCGCGGATGACCCGACGATCCGCCAGAACGCGCCCGCACCCTCCCGCAGGACGCTCACCACCGGGGACACGATCGAGCGCCGGGGCGTCTACCGCTGCTCGTGCGGACGCTTCGCTGTCCTGCTCGAGGAGGGCGGGACCCTGCCCCAGTGCACCGTCGGATCGGACCACCACTTCACCTTCAGCGGCGTCCCGAAGCGCAAGGCCACCGCGCGAGCCAGCTGAGCAAGGTAGGGGCCCGCGTCATCAAGGCGCGGGCCCCACGGCGGCGCCAAGGGCCTCGAGCTCACGTCGTCGTCGTGACCGGACCTGCCGAGATCGGCGAGGCGGGGCTTCGCGGCCTGTACGTCAGCCTGACCCGCGCGACGCGGCGGCTGGTCGTCGTGCACGTCGACGACCTTCCGGATGTGCTGCTCTGATCACCCGTCAGCTCGTGTCGCAGGGTTCGGGCTCGGGTTCGAACAGCCACTCGAAGCGCTCCCGCACCGCGGCTCCCACGCCGCGGGGGCCGGGTCGGTGGATGCGGCCGTCCGGCTTGATCACCACGATCCTCCCGCGCGGGTCGCCCCGCAGCCGCCACCCCGGGCGGTGGATCAGCCGATGGTGGAACCGGCAGATCAGGATCAGGTTGTCCTCGTCGGTCCGTCCGCCGTCGACCCAGTGCTCGACGTGGTGGGCGTGCAGCCCCCATGTGCGCGTGCAGCCTTCGACCCGACAGCAGCGGTCCCGCCTGCGCAGGTGCCGCATCATGTGGGGGGGGACCTTCCGGGAGGCGCGGCCCACGCCGAGCACGCTACCGTCCTCGCCGTGGACCAGCCATTCGATGCGGGCGTCGCAGATGAGGAAGCGGAGCGTGCTGTTCGCTACGGGGCGGTCGCGGACGGTCGCCGTACCGGGCCCGCCGGTCAGCGCGGAGGCGTCGACGTGGACGACGACCGTCGCTCGGTCGGCGTCCGGGTCGCTCCCGAGCCGGACGCCGGCGAGCTCGACGAGCGCGTCCGCGTGGCGCTGGTCGATCTCGTCGTACAGCCCCGTCTCCGGGTTCGGTCCCATCTGTTCGCCCACGCGCGACAGCGCGTCGTGGAGAACGGCCCTCCGGCCCGTTGAGGCGTCCGGACAGCCGGAGGGCGGACGCGTAGTCGTCCCATCGCAGCCGCAGGAACCGTCTCCCGTGGCCCTCCGCCTCCTCCTCCTCGTTCACGCGCCGCGCTTCGCGGGCTCGCCGCCGCAGAGCGGCGACCGTCATGCCGCGGGCGGCCTCCGCCCAGTCCTGCTCGTCGGACGGGGTGACGAATATCGTCAGCTCGACGACCTGCTCCCACGTGAGTAGCCCCTCGACGAGGAGCCGCCGGACCGTAGGGAGCTCCCGGAGGGCGCGCCCCACCCGCACCAGGTCGCGCGCCATCGACAGCGACCGGCCGAACCGCGCCGCGACCCACTCCTCGAAGGTGGGGGCGAGGTCCTGCTTCCAGGCCTCCTTCTCCTCCAGGACCGGGAGCGCGTCGAGGACGGCGGCGAGGGCTGCGCCGCTGAGGCCGAACATCTCCTCGATGAACGACTCGAGGTCGTGCGGGGGTAGAAACCTCAGCTCTCTCACGGACTCTCCGGCACGAACATCTGTTCCCATGGTAGAAGAAGCCAGTGACATTCACAGCCACCGCAGCGACCCTCCGTCTCCCCCCGTCACCGAGCACCGGCGGATCGCCGCGAACAGGCCCCCGTCCGTCGGCTCCCACCGCACCGCCTGCCCCGTCCGGGCGCGCCGCGTCGTCGGCCGGTTCAGGCGCACCATGAGGTGCCCGTCCACGACGGCGGCTCCCTCCTCGGCAACCTTGACCCAGGACGGCTGGACGTAGAGGGCGGCCGCGGTGCTGCCCTCGGACGACCACCCGTAAGCGTGGGCTGTCTTCGTCTCCCGGACGACGTCCACGCGTAGCGCGACGTCCGGATCGGGAGCCGTCTCCCGGACCGCCACCGCCACCAGTCGTCTGATCTCGGCGTCGCGTCCCCGCGCCGGTAGCTGGGGAGCCCGGAACGCCCGGTCGAGCTGGATCAGCGTCCGGACCCCCACGGGAGCCTGCGCGGCCACCGCCAGGCGGCGCAGGTGACCGGTCATCCAGTGCAGCCGACGGACGCTCTCGGGGTCGCGTGCGAGCCGGGAGATGTGTCGCTCGTTCAGCTCCGCCGCCCGCACGAGATCCTCGGCCGAGGCGTTACCGGTCAGGAGCGCGCGCGTCCCCGATCCCTCGAGCGGCGCCCGCGAGAGCGAGACGAGCGCCATGCAAGGGGGGGCAGCCGCGCCGAGGGCGGCCAGAACGCCTTCCGGCTCGTCGTCGTGGTCCAGCGCCCGGACCTCCCCTGCCTCCCAGACGAGCTCGTGGCGGCGGCCGAGACAGTCGAGCTCGAAGCGCAGCGGACCGAAACGGGCCAGACCGTCTGTCATAGCCACTTCAGCGTCCACCGTCCCTCCCACTCCTCGATCTCGATGGGGAACGCTACCGCCTCCCACCCGTCCCCGGCCGACATCCAGCGGAGCGCCTCCGTCCCACGCACGTGATCGCCCGGCTCCCACCCCGGTTTGATGACGAACGTCCGCTCCACCTCGCTCGCGCCGAGCGCATGCAGCCTCTGGCGCCAGGTCCGACGTAGCCACACGCCGACCACGCCTCGGTGGCCGTCGGTCCAGCCGATGACCCCGGGCTGGTCGAACGAGACGAAGACCCGAACCTTGACCGGTCCCGGGGCGGTGCGGGTGACGATGGCGGTCGCTGCGTCCCGTATCGGCTTCTCGACGGGGGTCGGGTTGGGCGGCGTGCGCCGATAGGCGAGCTCGATCGCGAGCAGCGTCCGGAGACGGATCGGGAGCCGGCCGGCGAGCAGTCGCAGCCGTGCCGCGTCCCTCATATGTGCCCCACGGACCTGCTGGCCAGGATCCGTCGTGCCCTATGCTCCTCGTCGGCGGCCCGCTCGGGTGGCCAGCCGCGCAGGGCCCCATCCACGCGCGACCAGCTATTCGGGTCGAGCCGCCAGAGCGTGTCGACCGTGAGGCAGGCCGCGGCCTCGCCTCCCAGCGCCGCGTACGCCCGCTCCGCCTCCACGTCGTGGTCGGGGAAGCTCAACCTCCCCGCCTCCCACGTGACCCGGTGCCGCGTCCCGGAGCAGTCGACCTGCACCGTCTCCGGGCCCAGCTCGGCCAGCCCGCCCCCTGTCGCACCCACGGATACAATCGTCCCCGAACTGGCGTTCCGAGCGAAAGACCTTCCCCTGTGTCCTCCCAGATCTCCATCAAGGGTGCCCGCGAGCACAACCTGAAGAACGTCTCCCTCGAGCTGCCCCGCGACGGACTGATCGTCTTCACGGGGATCTCCGGGTCGGGGAAGTCGTCGCTCGCGTTCGACACGATCTACGCCGAGGGCCAGCGGCGCTACGTCGAGTCGCTCTCCTCCTACGCGCGGCAGTTCCTCGGGCAGATGGAGAAGCCTGACGTCGAGTTCATCGAAGGGCTCTCGCCGGCCATCTCGATCGACCAGAAGTCCGCCTCCCGCAACCCGCGTTCCACCGTGGGGACGATCACCGAGGTCTACGACTACCTCCGCCTGCTCTTCGCCCGGGTGGGGAAGCCGCACTGTCACAACTGCGGACGCCCGATCGAGCGCCAGACGGTCGAGCAGATCGTGGACCGGGTCCTCGAGTGGGAGCCGGGGAAGAAGCTGATCGTGCTCGCTCCCGTGGTCGTCGGCCGGAAGGGCGAGTACGAGTCGCTCCTGGGGGACCTGGCCCGGAAGGGGTTCGCGCGGGCCCGGGTGGACGGGGAGGTCAAGGACCTGTCCGAGAAGATCCGGCTCGAGCGGTACAAGCAGCACACGATCGAGGTGATCGTGGACCGCCTCGTCCTGAAGGAAGGGATCCGCTCCCGACTGCACGACTCCCTCGAGACGGCGGCCGAGCTGACGAACGGGACCGTCGTCCTGGAGGAGGTCGACGGCGAGGCGCACACGTTCTCTCAGAACTTCAGCTGCATCGCGTGCGGGATCAGCTTCGAGGAGCCGGCCCCGCGCATGTTCTCGTTCAACACGCCGTACGGCGCCTGTCCCCGGTGCTCCGGTCTGGGTACCCGGCTCGAGGTCGATCCCGAGCTCATCGTGGCCGATCCCGACCTCTCCATCTCCGAGGGCGCGATCGGACCCTGGGCCGGGGGCCGCCTGGAGTACTTCGATCGGCTGCTCGAGTCGGTCTGCCGGGAGTTCCGGATCGACGCTCAGGCGCCCTGGCGCGACCTCTCGAAGGCTCAGCAGAAGGTGATCCTCCATGGGTCCGACGACCGTCAGGTGCACGTCCGGTACAAGAGCCGCTACGGACGGGTCCGCAACTACCGCACCTACTACGAGGGCGTCCTCCCCTGGCTGAAGCGGCGCTACGACGAGGCCGAGTCGGACGCCGCCCGGGAGCGGGTCGAGCAGTACATGCGGGAGATCCCCTGCCCAGGATGCGACGGGGCGCGGCTCAAGCCGGAGTCGCTGGCGGTCACGATCCAGGGGATCAACATCGCCCAGCTCTGCGAGATGGCCATATGCGACTCCCTGTCCTGGGTCGAGCACATGCCGATGACGGACCGCGAGCGGCAGATCGCCGAGCGGATCCTGAAGGAGATCCGCGAGCGGCTCGGCTTCCTGTGCGACGTCGGGCTCGACTACCTGACCCTCTCCAGGGCCGCCGCCACCCTAGCCGGAGGCGAGGCTCAGCGGATCAGGCTGGCCACGCAGATCGGGTCGGGGCTCGTGGGCGTGCTGTACATCCTGGACGAGCCCTCGATCGGCCTCCACCAGCGGGACAACAGGCGTCTCATCAACACGCTCGTCCGCCTCCGGGACCTCGGCAACACGTTGATCGTGGTCGAGCACGACGAGGACACGGTCCGGACCGCCGACTTCGTCGTCGATATCGGTCCGGGCGCGGGGGAGCACGGGGGAGAGATCGTGTACGCGGGTCCGCTCGAGGGGCTGCTCGAGCACCCGTCCTCACTGACGGGCGCCTACCTCTCGGGTCGGGCCTCCATAGCCGTGCCTCCTGCGAGACGGAAACCGCAGGGGTGGCTGACCGTCCACGGGCCGCGGGAGCACAACCTGAAGGGGGACGACGCCCGGTTCGCGCTCGGGTGCTTCAACGCGGTGACGGGAGTCTCTGGGTCCGGGAAGTCGACGCTCGTCCACGACATCCTGCACCAGGCCCTGATGGTGAAGATCTACCGGTCGAAGTTCGTGCCCGGACGGCACCGCAGGATCACCGGCATCGAGGACCTCGACAAGGTCATCCTCATCGACCAGTCGCCGATCGGACGGACCCCGCGGTCCAACCCCGCCACCTACACGGGCGTCTTCGACCACGTCCGGAAGCTCTTCGCCCAGACGACGGAGGCGAAACGGCGCGGCTACGGTCCGGGACGGTTCTCGTTCAACGTCCGGGGGGGCCGGTGCGAGGCCTGCGCGGGAGACGGGACGATCAAGATCGAGATGCACTTCCTGCCCGATGTCTACGTCCCATGCGAGGTGTGCAAGGGCAAGCGTTACAACCGGGAGACGCTCGAGGTCCGGTGGAAGAACCGCAACATCTCCGAGGTGCTCGAGATGTCGGTCTCCGAGGCCCTGGGGGTCTTCGAGGCGATCCCACCGATCCGCCGGCACCTGCAGACCCTCGTCGACGTGGGTCTGGGCTACATCCGGATGGGACAGTCGGCGCCCACGCTCTCGGGAGGCGAGGCGCAGAGGGTCAAGCTGGCCTCGGAGCTCGCGAAGCGGTCGACCGGACGGACGGCGTACATCCTCGACGAGCCGACCACCGGCCTCCACTTCGAGGACATCCGCCGCCTCCTCGACGTCCTGCACCGCCTCGTCGACCAGGGCAACACGGTGGTCGTGATCGAGCACAACCTCGACGTGATCAAGACGGCTGACCACGTGGTCGACCTCGGGCCGGAGGGGGGCAACGGAGGGGGACGGGTGGTCGTGATGGGGACGCCGGAACAGGTCGCCGCCACGGAGGGCTCCCACACCGGACGGTACCTCCAGGGCATGCTCCCGGCTCCCGTCACCACCCCGCGCCCGAAGCGGGCGCGCGCGGCGAAGCGCTGACGCGGACGCCTCCGGACCGCTGGAGTAGGGTGCAGCGGGGGCGGCGAACCTCGGAGGTCTGTGGGCATGGGCATGCGACTCCTCGACGAGAAGGTCCCGCTGGGCGACGAGGCCCGGGCGACCGTGCGCGGCCTGTGGATGGTCGCGGCAGCGGCGCCCGCCTACTTCCTGGCCATCCTCGCCTCGACCACGGTCTCGGGGATCCTGCCGGCCGTGGTGGTCGCCCAGACCGGGCGCTTCCTGTCCGTCATCCCGGAGGCGATCGCCGGAGGTGCAGGGTCCCCCGCGGCCGGTACCGCCCGGGACGCGCTGATCCTGATCGGCGCCGCGATCGTGGGGACCCAGGTGCTCGGTCCGCTGCAGGGAGCGGCGCTCTTCGGGGTGCAGCGCCGGTTCCAGGCCCACCTGTCCCGCCGGATCATGAGGAGCCTCACCGAGCTGCCCGGGCTGGCCCACCACGAGGACCCGGCCTTCCGTGACAAGCTCGAGGTATCCCAGTGGGTGCAGTGGGCGCCGGTCAACAGCCTCAACTTCCTGACCCATACGCTGCAGATGACCGCGCAGCTCTTCGGCATGGCGGCCGTCGCCGCCACGTACGCCAGGTGGGTCCCCCCCGCGGTCTTCGCCCTCGCTCTGCCGGAGGCCGTCGCGGCCTGGAAGCTCGTCGCCACCGTCTCCTGGTGGCGGATGCGGAGATCCGACGAGGCCCGCCGCGCCAGCTACTTCCGCCGGCTGGCGCTCACCCTCGAGCCGGCGAAGGAGCTGCGCGTGTTCGGCATGCAGGGGTGGATCCAGGACCGACAGGCCACGCACTGGCTCGCCGGCATCCGCGAGGTATGGCGTGAGCGACGGCGCGGACTCCTGATCCGCATGGGTCTGCACGCGGTCGCGCTCGCCGGGCTCGCCTGGGTCTACCTCGACATGGTGGGTGCGGCCATCGCGGGACGCATAGACATCGGCGTGTTCGCGGCTGCCTCGATGGGGGTGATCGGGATGATGTCCGCGCTGCTCGCCGTCTCCCAGTCGGCCGCTCAGCTCAGACAGGCCAACTACTACCTGCCGACCGCCCTCCAGCTGATCGACCTGCCCCGGCGCGACCCCCGGATGGAGGCCTCGGGGGTCCGGTCCGCGCGCGAGCTGGACAGGACCGGGATCACGTTCGAAGACGTGTCCTTCGTCTACCCCGGCACGGAGCGCGTGATCCTGGACGGTCTGAACCTGCACATACCGGCTGGGTCGTCCGTGGCGCTCGTCGGCGAGAACGGCGCCGGGAAGACGACGCTGATCAAGCTCCTGTCGCGCTTCTACGACCCGACCTCCGGCCGGATCCTGCTGGACGGGGTGGACATCCAGGAGCTCGACATCGTCTCCCTCCGCTCCCGCCTCGCGGTCATATTCCAGGACTTCGCGCGCTACTTCCTGTCCGCCCGCGACAACGTGGGGTTCGGGGCGGTCTCCCGGTCCGACGACCTGGAGCTGGTCAGGGAGGCGGCGGGCCGGGTCGGCGTCGTGGAGCGGATCGAGTCGCTCGAGCAGGGATGGGAGACGCCGCTGTCCCGGGAGTTCGGGGGCACCGACCTGTCCGGGGGGGAGTGGCAGCGGATCGCCCTCGCCCGGGCCATGATGGCGCAGGTCGCGGGGGACGCGGACCTGCTGATCCTGGACGAGCCCACCGCCAGCCTCGACGTCCGGCTCGAGCACGAGCTGTACACGCACTTCGCCGAGATGACGAAGGGTCGGACCACGCTCCTCGTCTCCCATCGGTTCTCGACCGTCCGGATGGCCGACCGGATCGTCTTCCTCGAGGACGGCCGGGTCGTCGAGGACGGCACCCACGAGCAGCTCATGGAGCGCGGGGGCCGCTACGCCGAGCTCTACGAGATGCAGGCCTCGCACTACCGCGCGACCGGGAGCCTGGACTGATGAGCCAGCTCGAGCAGGCACCGGCCCCGAGCCGCTTCGACCGCGACACGATCCGGCGCGTCCGGACCGTCTTCGGCAGCATCCTCGAGATGGCCTGGTCGGTCGCCCACGGACGGATGGTCGCCCTGGTCGCCTGCATGGTCGTCCTCGGGCTCGCGGGCGCGGTCGGGGGCCTGGTCACGAAGCTCGTCGTCGATGCCCTCGCCGAGGGACGCGCGTCCTCGGCCTGGCTGTGGGGGACCGTCTTCATCCTGCAGTTCGCCGCATCCTCCGCCCTCCAGCACGTCCTCGGCTTCCTGCAGCACGAGATGGGGGAGCGGATCAGCCAGGAGGTCGACCATCGGCTGATGAAGATCTCCACCGAGGCCCCCGGCCTCGACCATCTCGAGAGGCCCGAGTTCGCCGACAAGCTCAAGCTGGTCCGCAACCACCAGTACGTGCCGTTCGCCGCGCTCGCGAACCTGAACGCCCTCGCCTACATGGTGTTCGGGCTCGCCGCGGCCCTCGTCCTCCTCGGCACGATCCACCCGGTCCTGATGCTGATGCCGCTCGTGGCCGCGCCCACCGGGTGGCTGCAGTTCCGGTCCCTGCGCAAGCACTACAAGCGCTGGGACGAGGTCGTGCCTGAGGACCGGCTCGCCCAGCACTACCTCGAGCTGGCCACGGAGCCGAAGGCGGCGAAGGAGGTGCGCATCTTCGGTCTGGGGCCGACGCTGATCGCGCGGCACGAGGTCGTGACGACCGCGTACATCCGGAAGATGTTCCGCGACCGCCTGAAGCGGTCGGGTATCGGCGTCCTGACGGGCATCGCGTACGGCCTCACGCTGGCCGGCTCGATCGGGTGGATCGGGTACCTCGCCATCAACGGGCGGGCCACCCCCGGACACGTCGCCATGGGCGTCCAGGTCACCAGGATGGTCATCGGGCACGTCGAGATGGCCGCCTCCCTGGTCGCCTGGCTGGCCGAGCTCTCTTTCATGGGGGAGCGCTACCTGTGGCTGCTCGACTACGAGCCGGATGTCCGCCTCAAGCCCGCCCACGAGGTCATCGCCGCCCCCCGGTCCATCGAGCGCGGGATCGTCCTCGAAGGCGTCTCGTTCACCTATCCGGAGACCGAGAAGGAGGTCCTTCACGACGTCAACCTCTTCCTCCCGGCCCACTCCACGGTCGCCCTCGTCGGCGAGAACGGAGCCGGGAAGTCGACGCTCGTGAAGCTCCTCAGCCGGTTCTACGACCCCACGGCGGGACGGATCGTCGTGGACGGCCACGACCTGCGCGACATCGACCTCGAGGGGTGGCGGTCCGGACTCGGTGCGGCCTACCAGGACTTCGTCCGCTTCCAGCTCCTCGCCAAGGAGGCCATCGGGGTCGGGAGCCTGGAGCACGCAGGCGACCTCGAGCGCGTGAAGGGGTCCGCCCATCTGGCCGGCGCCCACCGGTCGATCGACCGGCTCCCGAAGGGGTACGAGACCCAGCTGGGCCGGGAGTTCACCGAGGGGACCGACCTCTCGGAGGGGGAGTGGCAGAGGGTGGCCATCGCCCGCGGGGGCATGCGGGAGCGCCCCGTCCTGCTGATGATGGACGAGCCCACCGCCAGCCTCGACGCGCGCTCGGAGCACGAGGTGTTCGCCCGGTTCGCCGAGATGTCGCGCCGCGAGGAGGACACGCCGCTCACCGTCCTCGTCTCCCACCGCTTCTCCACGGTGAGGATGGCGGACCTCATCGTCGTGATGGACGGGGGCCGGGTCGCCGAGATCGGCACGCACGACGAGCTGATCGCGCGGGACGGACGGTACGCGGAGCTCTTCCGGCTCCAGGCCTCCCGGTACGACTGACGTGTCGCGCGACCCCGAACGGACATGGGCCGCCCACGAGACGCCCACCCCGCTGGAGCCGGCGGTCCCCGTCCGGACCGGGCCCCCCTGGACGGTCGTCGTCGTCATGTCCTCGGTGATCCTCGTCTGGGGGGCGGCGTTCAGCGGCATCAAGGTCCTGCTCGAGACGCTGTCCCCCGGCGGTCTCACGGCCGGCCGGCTCGTGATCTCGGCCATCGTGTTCACGGTGATGCTCCCGTTCCTGGGGAGCGGGAAGCCGCGACGGGAGCCGGGGGACCTGTGGCGGCTCGTGGTGATCGGGCTGACCGGCGCGGCCGGGTACCACCTGGCCATCAACTGGGGAGAGCAGTACATCTCGGCGGGCGTGGCGAGCCTCGTGGTGGCGACGATGCCGGTGATGGTGGCGGTCCTGGCCGCGACCGTGCTGAAGGAGAGGCTGGGCCGGACCGGCGTGCTGGGGGTGCTCGTCGCCCTCGCCGGGGTGACGCTGCTCGTGCTCGGTTCGGAGGGCGGCCTGCAGGCGCGGAGCGTCATCGGCGTGCTCGTCACCCTCCTCGCACCGGCCTGCTGGGCTGTGTACACGACCGTCTCCAAGCCCCTCTCGGCACGCTACGACGGCGTGCGGCTCAACCTGCTGGGAGCGTGGCTGGGCGCGGTGATCGTGCTGCCCCTGGGGTTCGGAGATGTCTCGAGGCTCGGCTCCCTC
It encodes:
- a CDS encoding DMT family transporter, which encodes MSRDPERTWAAHETPTPLEPAVPVRTGPPWTVVVVMSSVILVWGAAFSGIKVLLETLSPGGLTAGRLVISAIVFTVMLPFLGSGKPRREPGDLWRLVVIGLTGAAGYHLAINWGEQYISAGVASLVVATMPVMVAVLAATVLKERLGRTGVLGVLVALAGVTLLVLGSEGGLQARSVIGVLVTLLAPACWAVYTTVSKPLSARYDGVRLNLLGAWLGAVIVLPLGFGDVSRLGSLDGRGWFWLLYLGIFSSAVSYVAYVWALQRWTASGVASFVYLVPVSSLVWAWLLLGEVPAPLSLVGGGAVIAGVILVQRR
- a CDS encoding ABC transporter ATP-binding protein, whose protein sequence is MGMRLLDEKVPLGDEARATVRGLWMVAAAAPAYFLAILASTTVSGILPAVVVAQTGRFLSVIPEAIAGGAGSPAAGTARDALILIGAAIVGTQVLGPLQGAALFGVQRRFQAHLSRRIMRSLTELPGLAHHEDPAFRDKLEVSQWVQWAPVNSLNFLTHTLQMTAQLFGMAAVAATYARWVPPAVFALALPEAVAAWKLVATVSWWRMRRSDEARRASYFRRLALTLEPAKELRVFGMQGWIQDRQATHWLAGIREVWRERRRGLLIRMGLHAVALAGLAWVYLDMVGAAIAGRIDIGVFAAASMGVIGMMSALLAVSQSAAQLRQANYYLPTALQLIDLPRRDPRMEASGVRSARELDRTGITFEDVSFVYPGTERVILDGLNLHIPAGSSVALVGENGAGKTTLIKLLSRFYDPTSGRILLDGVDIQELDIVSLRSRLAVIFQDFARYFLSARDNVGFGAVSRSDDLELVREAAGRVGVVERIESLEQGWETPLSREFGGTDLSGGEWQRIALARAMMAQVAGDADLLILDEPTASLDVRLEHELYTHFAEMTKGRTTLLVSHRFSTVRMADRIVFLEDGRVVEDGTHEQLMERGGRYAELYEMQASHYRATGSLD
- a CDS encoding ABC transporter ATP-binding protein — encoded protein: MSQLEQAPAPSRFDRDTIRRVRTVFGSILEMAWSVAHGRMVALVACMVVLGLAGAVGGLVTKLVVDALAEGRASSAWLWGTVFILQFAASSALQHVLGFLQHEMGERISQEVDHRLMKISTEAPGLDHLERPEFADKLKLVRNHQYVPFAALANLNALAYMVFGLAAALVLLGTIHPVLMLMPLVAAPTGWLQFRSLRKHYKRWDEVVPEDRLAQHYLELATEPKAAKEVRIFGLGPTLIARHEVVTTAYIRKMFRDRLKRSGIGVLTGIAYGLTLAGSIGWIGYLAINGRATPGHVAMGVQVTRMVIGHVEMAASLVAWLAELSFMGERYLWLLDYEPDVRLKPAHEVIAAPRSIERGIVLEGVSFTYPETEKEVLHDVNLFLPAHSTVALVGENGAGKSTLVKLLSRFYDPTAGRIVVDGHDLRDIDLEGWRSGLGAAYQDFVRFQLLAKEAIGVGSLEHAGDLERVKGSAHLAGAHRSIDRLPKGYETQLGREFTEGTDLSEGEWQRVAIARGGMRERPVLLMMDEPTASLDARSEHEVFARFAEMSRREEDTPLTVLVSHRFSTVRMADLIVVMDGGRVAEIGTHDELIARDGRYAELFRLQASRYD